A single window of Athene noctua chromosome 1, bAthNoc1.hap1.1, whole genome shotgun sequence DNA harbors:
- the FUT4 gene encoding alpha-(1,3)-fucosyltransferase 4, with the protein MEPAPRRRPAGRPGCPRRWRRRLQGRRWALAAGLLGAAAALALYACLPEPAAAPRAAGGGRRGGEVNVLLWWEPFGRPRRMADCRRYNITGCRLSADRSRYAEAQAVLFHHRDLALHGAGGLPRGPPPRPPRQLWVWMNFESPSHSPGLRGLAGLFNWTMSYRRDSDVFVPYGYLYAPPAPRPFVLPRKTRLVAWVISNWNEEHARVRYYRQLKEHLAIDVYGARGLALAEGGVVETVSAYKFYLAFENSQHTDYITEKLWRNAFAASAVPVVLGPRRANYERFIPPDSFIHVDDFPSPRLLATYLKFLDKNKPIYRRYFAWRTKYEVHVTAFWDEHFCKVCEAVRAAGNQIKTVRNLASWFES; encoded by the coding sequence ATGgagccggccccgcgccgccgccccgccgggcggccCGGCTGCCCGCGGCGGTGGCGCCGGCGGCTGCAGGGGCGGCGGTGGGCGCTGGCGGCCGGGCTgctgggcgccgccgccgccctcgcccTCTACGCCTGCCTgccggagccggcggcggcgccgcgggccgCGGGGGGAGGCCGGCGGGGCGGCGAGGTGAACGTGCTGCTGTGGTGGGAGCCCTTCGGCCGCCCGCGGCGCATGGCCGACTGCCGCCGCTACAACATCACGGGCTGCCGCCTCAGCGCCGACCGGAGCCGCTACGCCGAGGCGCAGGCGGTGCTCTTCCACCACCGCGACCTGGCGCTGCACGGCGCCGGGGGGCTGCCCCGcgggccccccccgcggcccccgcggcAGCTCTGGGTGTGGATGAACTTCGAGTCGCCCTCGCACTCGCCCGGCCTGCGGGGGCTGGCCGGCCTCTTCAACTGGACCATGTCCTACCGCCGGGACTCGGACGTCTTCGTGCCCTACGGGTACCTGTACGCCCCGCCGGCGCCCCGGCCCTTCGTCCTGCCCCGCAAGACGCGGCTGGTGGCCTGGGTCATCAGCAACTGGAACGAGGAGCACGCCCGGGTGCGCTACTACCGCCAGCTGAAGGAGCACCTGGCCATCGACGTGTAcggggcgcgggggctggcgCTGGCCGAGGGCGGCGTGGTGGAGACCGTCTCGGCCTACAAGTTCTACCTGGCCTTCGAGAACTCCCAGCACACCGACTACATCACGGAGAAACTCTGGAGAAACGCCTTCGCCGCCAGCGCCGTGCCCGTCGTCCTCGGTCCCCGCAGGGCCAACTACGAGCGCTTCATCCCCCCCGACTCCTTCATCCACGTCGACGATTTCCCCAGCCCCCGGCTGCTGGCCACCTACCTGAAATTCCTCGATAAAAACAAACCCATCTACAGGAGGTATTTTGCCTGGAGGACGAAGTACGAGGTCCACGTCACCGCGTTCTGGGACGAGCATTTCTGCAAGGTTTGCGAGGCTGTGAGGGCAGCCGGAAATCAAATCAAGACCGTTCGAAATCTGGCCAGCTGGTTTGAAAGCTGA